The Methylobacterium currus genome contains a region encoding:
- a CDS encoding MauE/DoxX family redox-associated membrane protein — protein MSSLPTRTATLYRMVTDTHVCPYGLKARHLLRQAGYTVEDRPLTTREATDRFKAEHGVTTTPQVFIAGERVGGYDDLRRRLGRTVPDPKAVSYRPVAAVFCMTALMALAASQAAYGTPLTVRAGEWFIAFSMCVLAILKLQNVETFSSMFLGYDLLARTWVPYASIYPYAEALAGLLMAAGVLTWLSVPVALVIGGIGAVSVFKAVYLDRRELTCACVGGGSNVPLGFVSLTENLMMVAMAVWMAAMAL, from the coding sequence ATGAGCTCCTTGCCCACCCGCACAGCCACGCTCTACCGCATGGTGACGGACACCCATGTCTGTCCCTACGGGTTGAAGGCCCGCCACCTGCTCCGACAGGCTGGCTACACGGTCGAGGACCGGCCCCTGACCACCCGCGAGGCGACCGACCGCTTCAAGGCCGAGCATGGGGTGACGACCACGCCGCAGGTCTTCATCGCCGGCGAGCGCGTCGGCGGTTACGACGACCTGCGCCGCCGCCTCGGCCGGACGGTGCCCGACCCGAAGGCGGTGAGCTACCGCCCGGTCGCCGCAGTCTTCTGCATGACGGCCCTGATGGCCCTGGCGGCGAGCCAGGCGGCCTACGGCACGCCGCTCACGGTCAGGGCGGGCGAATGGTTCATCGCCTTCAGCATGTGCGTGCTGGCGATCCTCAAGCTGCAGAACGTCGAGACCTTCTCCAGCATGTTCCTCGGCTACGACCTTTTGGCCCGGACTTGGGTACCCTACGCCTCGATCTACCCTTACGCCGAGGCGCTCGCCGGCCTCCTGATGGCCGCCGGGGTGCTGACCTGGCTGTCGGTTCCGGTGGCCCTCGTCATCGGCGGGATCGGCGCGGTCTCGGTGTTCAAGGCGGTCTATCTCGACCGGCGCGAGCTGACATGCGCCTGCGTCGGCGGCGGCAGCAACGTGCCGCTCGGCTTCGTGTCGCTCACCGAGAACCTGATGATGGTGGCGATGGCCGTGTGGATGGCCGCGATGGCCCTCTGA
- a CDS encoding MerR family transcriptional regulator, whose protein sequence is MSIPRTTSNPRTADLTIAGLARAGGVGVETIRYYQRRGLLPVPARAGAIRRYGPEEVRRLRFIRSAQGAGFTLEEIAELLALDAGEDRARARELARSRIDALEARIAELSAARDALVRLARACGASEAGPCPIIAAFEPE, encoded by the coding sequence ATGTCCATTCCGAGGACGACGTCCAACCCGAGGACGGCCGACCTGACGATCGCCGGCCTCGCCCGCGCCGGCGGCGTCGGGGTCGAGACGATCCGCTACTATCAGCGGCGCGGGCTGCTGCCGGTGCCGGCCCGGGCCGGCGCCATCCGGCGCTACGGCCCGGAGGAGGTCCGGCGCCTGCGCTTCATCCGCTCGGCGCAAGGCGCAGGCTTCACCCTCGAGGAGATCGCCGAACTCCTGGCGCTCGATGCAGGCGAGGACCGGGCCCGGGCGCGGGAACTCGCCCGCTCCCGCATCGACGCCCTGGAGGCCCGGATCGCCGAGCTGAGCGCGGCCCGCGACGCCCTCGTCCGGCTCGCGCGGGCCTGCGGCGCGAGCGAGGCCGGACCCTGTCCGATCATCGCCGCCTTCGAGCCGGAGTGA
- the repB gene encoding plasmid partitioning protein RepB: MSRKSNLDALFGAKPLPKPQPAPASDPEAAPAPEPEAFAAANVTPSESEFAAANPRAPDSHVQEPRAQEPRAQEPRVPERNRSGAVRAMSSTLRGLAARADAAAEIEAGTVVIEIEPDRIDDSFIADRVADANDPGLPALVESIRESGQQVPILVRPHPSSPERYQVAYGRRRIQAARRLARPVRAVVRPLTDAELVVAQGKENLERQDLSYIERAFFALRLEEHGFPRATITAAMGVGKGDLSTLISVARTVPAEIVRAIGPAPAAGRPRWMLLAERIKAAQAGRIAGLIADPGFQAKPTNERFTAVLNALAPPAAKRPAPQLWSDEAGRFIARIERTPDRVALSFDETLEPGLADYVLDRLPEILAAYRAGRAKP, encoded by the coding sequence ATGAGCCGCAAGTCAAACCTCGACGCGCTGTTCGGCGCCAAGCCACTCCCCAAGCCGCAGCCGGCGCCAGCCTCCGACCCCGAGGCCGCCCCGGCGCCGGAGCCCGAGGCGTTTGCAGCTGCAAACGTGACCCCGTCCGAGTCGGAGTTTGCAGCTGCAAACCCCCGCGCCCCGGATTCCCATGTCCAGGAGCCACGCGCCCAGGAGCCCCGCGCCCAGGAGCCCCGCGTCCCCGAGCGCAACCGCAGCGGCGCGGTTCGGGCGATGAGCAGCACCCTGCGGGGGCTGGCCGCCCGGGCGGACGCCGCGGCGGAGATCGAGGCCGGCACCGTCGTCATCGAGATCGAGCCGGACCGGATCGACGATTCCTTCATCGCCGACCGGGTGGCCGATGCCAACGATCCGGGCCTTCCGGCCCTCGTCGAGAGCATCCGCGAGAGCGGCCAGCAGGTACCGATCCTGGTGCGGCCGCACCCGTCGAGCCCGGAGCGCTATCAGGTCGCCTATGGCCGCCGCCGCATCCAGGCGGCGCGGCGCCTCGCCCGGCCCGTCCGCGCCGTGGTGCGCCCGCTCACCGATGCCGAATTGGTGGTGGCGCAGGGCAAGGAGAACCTGGAGCGGCAGGACCTGAGCTACATCGAGCGGGCCTTCTTCGCGCTGCGGCTCGAGGAGCACGGCTTCCCCCGCGCCACGATCACCGCCGCGATGGGCGTCGGCAAGGGCGACCTCTCGACCCTGATCTCGGTGGCCCGCACGGTTCCGGCGGAGATCGTCCGGGCGATCGGCCCGGCCCCGGCCGCCGGGCGGCCGCGCTGGATGCTCCTCGCCGAGCGGATCAAGGCGGCGCAGGCCGGCCGGATCGCCGGATTGATCGCCGATCCGGGCTTTCAGGCAAAGCCCACCAACGAGCGCTTCACGGCTGTGCTGAACGCGCTGGCGCCCCCCGCCGCCAAGCGGCCGGCACCGCAGCTCTGGAGCGACGAGGCCGGCCGCTTCATCGCCCGGATCGAGCGCACGCCCGACCGGGTCGCCCTGTCCTTCGACGAGACCCTGGAGCCCGGCCTCGCCGATTACGTCCTCGACCGGCTGCCGGAGATCCTGGCCGCCTACCGGGCCGGCCGCGCCAAGCCCTGA